The Poecilia reticulata strain Guanapo linkage group LG10, Guppy_female_1.0+MT, whole genome shotgun sequence sequence agaaacaaccaatcagagccaggacRAGTGTCTTAGCAGTCATTCTGTGTACGTGTTGCTCAATGTGCCAAaagcggagaaacaacttatcRttccaggaaaaccgtttatctgccatcattagTGGCCATGCTAACAGTCAAGTGCATTCATGACTGACTTCCCTGTGTGGAAGGAGCGGGGGAGGGAGTGAGCAGCATGAACAGAAGGATGGTTGACAACACTMAGACCTTCTTAATGGGTCTCATTGGacgtttctgactgagcggtgtctttctgcagatggcagtaggactaCAGAGAGAGACCTACATATTAACCTGTCATGTCAGCATGACaggtttaacaaatatgtacaaaatatataaatatatttttcagtaaaatttaCTAACTGTAGCTTTAAGGTTTAGAGGTGTGTTTGTGGAAATTCTGCACCATTCTTCcagaagcagcttttttttttttcttagaatgcATTTTGATTTTTCAGGTCAGACACTGAATTTGGACAGGAGGACTGTCACTATTACACTCTCGTaccaaacatattttatctggTTGAGGTCAGTGCTATGTGAAGGCCAGCCAGGTTCTTCCATGTCAAACTTGCTCATCCATGTCTTTATGGGCCTTGCGTAGCACATTGGTGTGCAGTCATGTTGAAACAGATGGGGGGCCATCCCCGAGCTGTTCCCACAAAGGTGGACGCatgaaaaatgtccaaaatgtcttCCCTGAAGTGGTAGGAGTTACTGCTAGTGAAATGTGTGTATCGAGGAGGACTGCAGAATGCATTGCAAATTCATGATTATCACAATATTACGATCGCAAAAATGTGTCTGGAAAGCAGTAAAGATCGGCTAAATCAACAGTTACCATGGACTCAGACTACCCATGTCAGCAATAAATTAGGTAATGCTTGTTTAACAAGAAATATATCATAAGTGTCCTCAGTTGTTTTAATCAAGTgatagaaaacaacaacaaagttgtTTCATGAAGGAAACAGCAGATGTGGCCAGTTTCAACGTTTTAATAGAACGGTAGAGATGGAGATtaggaatttgttttgttttgttttttttgctgtccaTTGAagctataatttttttcttgagcTAATCTGAACATCTCATGATATTTGAATACCAGTAGCTGTTGATTCAGCAGAAAGTCAATGAACTCTGCACACTGGAGCATCCCGTGAACTTATACCGTTGAATTTTTACGGGTCCTACCAGTTAGAGGCTTAGTTGCTTTCATTTCCACCCATTTTTACTGTGTTAAAATTGCACAAGCAGTAAATGAAATTTCATAACTGGATTTATTGCACATGTCATGCTCTCAAGGTGTCGCACTGGATTTCACTGAGCTCCTGCAGACTGTTTGCGGAAACAGTCTGCATGACCTAGGTGCTTAATTTTGTACACATGTGACCGTGGAAGGGGCTGGAACACCGAAATCAGTGAATTGGAAGGATGACCCAATATTTTGGACAATAAAGCATATATTTAGCATAGGAATAATCCTGAGTGAGCACTATTTTTTCAACCCACTTCCTACCTGCATGGGCCCAAACATTTACTGTGTGTGAATATTGCCAGGATTATTGGTTCAAATGGATtctaaaaaatatgtattcaaaataaagtgattACGATTTTGCTGGCTGCTGGTAGTCGTTGTGAAATGCGATGTGCTAATTggaacataaaaattaaatatttctgtaaatcttTGTCTATTAGACAACTATGAAATGGTTTTGTCTGCCACTGTATGTTCAACCTGATTAGTTTAAGTGACAGCTACTTATTCTCCACAAACAGAGCGACTTTACATCTGACTTCAGTAAATGAATGCAGAGTTGAGCTGCGTGATATTAGGAAATGGGATTAGGCTGTTATTGCTTCCATCACTCTGCAATTTGACCATAATTTGTTAGTTGTGGCCATCTCTTGCAGTGAGACGCCGTCCAACGCTTAGAACGTCTTATTTGCATGCAAAGCGAGTGCTAACGACAAcaggaaacaacaaacaaatattgCATTCTTTACAGTTCTTTGTGATAATATTGATGCACCCACTGATATTGAGAGGATAATATTTAGAGGTCCATGtattattaaaacacatttgtcaaTTTCTTTTCATACCATGAATTTCTCATTGATGCACACAAGGTGCTAACTTACACATTCAGATGGCAGCAATTACCttcaaaatagattttattttctttttttcttttacagcaaTTTCCTAGCAGCAGACACTGAATCCAGTCTGGGATATCTAAATGGAAGAATGTTGCCTGTGGGATGTAAAATACCATCTGCAGTTCAAATGGAGTGTAATCTAATTTACAGGATCAGGGGCCAAAAGTCTGTTCCAGATCACATTTGCCTCAAACATCTCATCTTTCATATCACGGCAATGACAATGATGgagatttgttttcctttttgcttgCAGGATCGACAACAGACATCTTGTGCTATTCATCCCAGAGGAGATGTAGCAGGACTCTTCAGTATGACATAGACCGTAGTCCTCTCCCCCGCCCCCGCCTACTCATCTTCAGGGATGGATCTCGTGAACTTCACGACCGTCATCGACAATGGCTTCTTAGACGAGATGCCGTCGAGCCGCGTGCTGACCGGCTGCTTCCTGTCGCTGCTCATCCTCACCACGCTGCTGGGGAACACGCTGGTCTGCGCTGCCGTCACCAAGTTTCGTCACCTGCGCTCCAAAGTCACCAACTTCTTCGTGATCTCGTTGGCCGTGAGCGACCTCTTGGTGGCCATCTTGGTGATGCCGTGGAAGGCGGTGACGGAGATCGCGGGCTTCTGGCCGTTCGGCTCCTTCTGCGACACCTGGGTGGCTTTTGACATCATGTGCTCGACCGCGTCCATTTTGAACCTCTGCGTGATAAGCCTGGACCGCTACTGGGCCATCTCCAGCCCCTTTCGCTATGAGAGGAAGATGACACCCAAAGTGGCCTATGTTATGATCAGCGTGGCCTGGACGTTATCTGTCCTCATTTCTTTTATCCCTGTGCAGCTGAACTGGCACAAAGCCCAGAGTAAACCTTACAAGCCGCTCACTGAGGCATTAGTGTCACTGGGATCAAACACTACATCCCTCCGCACTTCTGAAAATTGTGACTCCAGCCTGAACAGGACCTACGCCATCTCCACCTCACTCATAAGCTTCTACATCCCTGTTGCCATAATGGTCGCCACGTACACGCAGATTTACCGCATTGCTCACAGACAAATCAGGAGGATCTCTGCCCTGGAGCGTGCCGCAGAGAGTGCCAAGAACAGACACAACAGCGTGGGCCGAGGTTCCAGCATCGCAGAGTCCGAGAGCTCTTTCAAAATGACGTTCAAGAGGGAGACTAAAGTGCTGAAGACGCTGTCGGTGATAATGGGGGTGTTTGTGTGCTGCTGGCTGCCATTTTTCATCCTAAACTGCATGGTACCCTTCTGCGAGCAGTCAAGCGGAGGAGAGGCCTTCACTTGCATAAGTCCCACCACCTTTGACGTATTTGTGTGGTTCGGCTGGGCTAACTCCTCCCTCAACCCCATCATCTATGCCTTCAATGCTGATTTCCGCAAGGCCTTCTCCATCCTGCTGGGCTGCCACAGACTGTATCCAGGAGGCCACAACGTAGAGACGGCCAGTCTAAACAAGAAGTGACTCATGACTCCCCGGGCCCTGACTCATCCCTTTATTCTAGGAGTCCAGGAGCTTAATGTGCATCCGGACTGGCTGAGAAGAGGACGCYGCTGTCTGTGATTCTGAGCTAACGCTTAGTGTGACTGAATGGTACTGTGACACTGTGTGCACATGTTTGCATCGGGTGAGTGTGaccctgctgtgttttctgtggctGTTACACAACCTTCCAAAGTGAGAATCATGTCTGGGAGCAGAGTGGATTTGGGATTGAGATTAAGATGGTGCTGGTTGTGCAAGGGGTCTGAGCGTGTACCGGTTCTGACATGGCTCCAGGATGGATAATCCACAGGATCGGGCAGCATGCACTGTGTCAGACGCTGCTGTTCTCCTTGACATCACTCTCGACAGTAGTACACGGTGTCATGGCGTCCTCCGCCAAATAAAGCGCAATCGCAGCACAACTGGTGCACTTTACCAAATCACATGACAGCTCACACATCTACTGTTACACACGATTAAAATTGTCTGCAAAGAGTGAGGTCATGCATCTAACCAAATCACGTTTGGTGTAGGTGCAGGAACACAATACACCCAAAAGTGACTTAATATTACAGACAGAATGCAAAACAGAGCGGATGAGatgcatttatgttttctgtgacAGCTCTTTAAAGGGAAACTGTGGCCCTAATTTCTTTTGAAAGTAGCATTAAGCTGTGATGATGTACTATAGCCTAGTAGGATCTTCCTTTACCTCGGCCAGTTGTTGGATTATTATAAATAGATATAATATTAATGCATGACACGTTAAAGCTTGAAGTGAAAGTGCACCAAAAATTGCCTTGTGGCTGGACAATTTTCAACTTAATCAACCAGTCTTTTTCCAATCGGTGAAACTACATACCAGCACTTGAAGGTCTCTGTACTGATAACACTCTTCAAAGTATAAACTATTACTGCAGGAAACAGAGTCAAGACTAACTTGTATTTGTCTATTTTCTCTATTAGTAAGATGTTTTAAACATCTACTGAAAATTTAAGGACGACTGCATTTTCCCAAATTTGAGATTTCTAACTGTTTTATGTGggcctttctttttctttttttttttttgttttttgtccatTATCAGAAAAGATGAACAATGTCCTACaaaattgctgtgttttataatttgGCTGTTTCTGCATCTGTCTTATATGCtggaattaaaaatgttggcCAGCTTGGACAAATCGCAGATGGGTCGCCTCTTCACATGAAAGTTGTTTTGCTGCTACTAGTGCTGATGAGACACACATCAGTATTGGGATAATGGATTGAAACTTTTCAATATTACCTCAGATCATCTCTAAATGATTGAAGCTTTGACAAAATTGGATGTTCCAACAGACCAGTAAGCGTAGGAACAAATCCAAACTGGTTTTGGAATGGATGGAACAGATCTAACAATCTTCTGGTCTTCCAAAGGCCCAGCGCTAAGGGTAAGAGTATTCTTGCCAGGAAATCACCAAATTAAAATTAACTCTACCAAAAAGAGTGGCCAATTTGCTGCTAAATCCACTACAGAAGCTTCTGCAAGTTTGTGGATTAAAGAAAATTTGGGCACCAAGTTCTTAATAAAGTCAGGTGATTGTGTATGATCTATTCCAACCTGGAAGAAAGACTTGCTTAAACAGATTGTTGTCAACAGAAACTATCATCACATCCATGATAAATGAGTGTATGTAATCTTGTGGTTGGAACTACATTTTGTTGTGCATGATATTGGGTTTTAGGCAAAGAAACCGAATAACTTTGTCTGCACAACAGGATATATACTGGATTAGTGCTCATTTAATGAATATCCACACCAACTTCCTGCTACGATTACACTTTGTGAACTTTTGTTTCACTGTGCAGGCAAGTcagattagctttttttttttttgtcttatgagatgaaatgaaaaagcCACAGATTACATCAATGAGCTGTTGAAGTTGAGGAAAGtacagaaacagcagaaagaaagcCTTCAAAATTGTCAAAATTCTGTACCAGGGGAAAACCGCAATTTGTTGCTTTCCAttctaagaaagaaaatatacttttgtcTCACAATAAGTGCAGATAAAAGGTCATTACTTCTTCTTGAActtatttttacaacaaacaataacaaaagaTGAACAGTTTGaa is a genomic window containing:
- the LOC103470866 gene encoding LOW QUALITY PROTEIN: D(1) dopamine receptor-like (The sequence of the model RefSeq protein was modified relative to this genomic sequence to represent the inferred CDS: deleted 1 base in 1 codon) — translated: METGRALDGPCAVKFAWKRNFLAADTESSLGYLNGRMLPVGCKIPSAVQMECNLIYRIRGQRSTTDILCYSSQRRCSRTLQYDIDVVLSPAPAYSSSGMDLVNFTTVIDNGFLDEMPSSRVLTGCFLSLLILTTLLGNTLVCAAVTKFRHLRSKVTNFFVISLAVSDLLVAILVMPWKAVTEIAGFWPFGSFCDTWVAFDIMCSTASILNLCVISLDRYWAISSPFRYERKMTPKVAYVMISVAWTLSVLISFIPVQLNWHKAQSKPYKPLTEALVSLGSNTTSLRTSENCDSSLNRTYAISTSLISFYIPVAIMVATYTQIYRIAHRQIRRISALERAAESAKNRHNSVGRGSSIAESESSFKMTFKRETKVLKTLSVIMGVFVCCWLPFFILNCMVPFCEQSSGGEAFTCISPTTFDVFVWFGWANSSLNPIIYAFNADFRKAFSILLGCHRLYPGGHNVETASLNKK